In a single window of the Oncorhynchus masou masou isolate Uvic2021 unplaced genomic scaffold, UVic_Omas_1.1 unplaced_scaffold_609, whole genome shotgun sequence genome:
- the LOC135536387 gene encoding deoxyribose-phosphate aldolase-like, with protein sequence MSARNPGMPLDLEWVSKVRVNTQAVLKRAQQIQGRNKNKKQWQAAWLLRAVTCIDLTTLAGDDTPGNIHRLCMKATQPVRYDLLKSMDMQDEGVTTAAVCVYPSRVADAVKSLKAANSSLPVASVATGFPAGQTSLKTRLEEVRMAVEDGAMEIDIVINRTLALTGQWEAMYDEVCQFREACGEAHMKSILAIGELGTYTNVYKASLVAMMAGSDFIKTSTGKESVNATYPVAIVMVRAIRDYFLKTGHKVGFKPAGGIRTAKESLVWLTLMKEELGDEWLSPRLFRLGASSLLADIERQIYHHVTGRYAAYHQMPMA encoded by the exons ATGTCTGCAAGAAACCCGGGCATGCCCCTTG acctgGAATGGGTGTCCAAGGTGCGGGTGAACACCCAGGCAGTGCTGAAGAGAGCTCAGCAGATCCAAGGACGCAATAAGAACAAGAAACAGTGGCAG gCGGCGTGGCTGCTGCGGGCGGTGACCTGTATTGACCTGACGACCCTGGCCGGTGACGACACGCCCGGCAACATCCACCGGCTGTGTATGAAGGCGACCCAGCCGGTACGCTACGACCTGCTGAAGAGCATGGACATGCAGGACGAAG GTGTGACTACTGCAGCGGTGTGCGTGTACCCATCTCGTGTGGCTGATGCTGTGAAGTCACTGAAAGCAGCCAACTCCAGCCTACCTGTCGCctcag tggCGACCGGTTTCCCTGCAGGCCAGACCTCTCTGAAGACCAGGCTGGAGGAGGTCCGTAtggctgtagaggatggagctatGGAGATAGATATAGTCATTAACAGGACTCTGGCTCTCACTGGCCAGTGGGAAG CCATGTATGATGAGGTGTGTCAGTTCAGAGAGGCCTGTGGGGAGGCTCACATGAAGTCCATCCTGGCTATAGGAGAGCTGGGGACCTACACCAATGTCTACAAGGCTAGTCTGGTGGCTATGATGGCTG GGTCGGACTTCATCAAGACGTCAACAGGGAAGGAGTCTGTCAACGCTACCTACCCTGTCGCCATAGTGATGGTCAGAGCCATCCGGGACTACTTCCTGAAGACTGGacataag GTTGGTTTTAAGCCTGCTGGTGGGATCCGTACAGCCAAGGAGTCGCTGGTGTGGCTGACTCTGATGAAGGAAGAGCTGGGAGACGAGTGGCTGAGCCCTCGCCTCTTTAGACTGGGGGCTAGTAGCCTGCTGgctgacatagagagacag